DNA sequence from the Flavobacterium lipolyticum genome:
GTTCTTTAAAATTAAGTCGTTGGGTACAATTAACAAAAAAAAAGCAATTAACGCATAGAAACATAGATTATAGGTATAAAAAAGAACTTTTTTTTTATTTCACATAGTTTGTATTTTTGCCCTTATGAATGATAATTTTACAAACGAATATTTTGGTATAGGGATACAAAATGGTAAAACGCCTGAGAATTTGGGTGTACTGTGGCGATCGGCTCAAAATCTGGGAGCTACATTTATATTTACTATCGGTAATCGATATGCCAAACAAGCCTGTGATACCCACGATGCGGTAAAAGCAATTCCGTATTTCCATTACGATACCTTTGAAGCTTTTCTTGACAACTTACCTAAAGGAGCACGATTAGTGGGGGTCGAACTAAACGAAAATGCTTCCGACTTAGAGACCTACGAACATCCAAGACGCTGTGTTTATTTATTGGGCGCAGAAGATCATGGACTGTCCAAAAAAGTAATGGAAAAATGCCATCATTTAGTAAAATTTAAATCCGTAAAGAGTTTAAATGTGGCTGTTGCAGGAACTATCATTATGTACGACAGAAATTTAGCCAAACCACGCTCTTAAATCGCAGATAGCTTGTTTTACAACGTGATTTTTCAGTTTGATTTACTAAGAGACAAAGGTTGTCTTTATCAATTTAAAACGTTATCCTCTTTAAAATAAATAAAGAATGAGAGTACTAAAACCAGTTGTTATTGCGTTTTTTTTGACCCTTTTAAGCAATGCTTACAGTCAAAAAGTAAATAGAGAAAAAGGGATTCAAATCATTCCGAAACCAAAACAATTGGTTCTTAAACAAGGTAATTTTCAGTTTTCTGCAACGACTAAATTTGTGGTAAAGGATGACGCTCAAAAAGAAATCGCTACGGTTTTAATAAACAAATTCGGAAGTGCAGCAGGATTTCGCCCTGAAATTTCAAATAATACTCCCAAAAGTAATTACGTTCAGTTTATAGAGGATGCAACTTTAAAGAATGAAGCTTATTTGTTGGAGGTAAATAAAGAAAACGTTAGCATTAAGGCAAAAGGAAATGCGGGTTTTATTTACGGTTTAGAAAGCATCCGACAATTACTTCCCGAAGAGATTGAAAGTAAAAGCAGCATTAAAGGGGTGAAATGGGAAATTCCAAATCTTACGATTACCGATGAACCCCGTTTTCAATGGCGAGGATTGATGCTGGACTTATCGCGTCATTTTTTTGATAAAAATTATATACTCGAGACTATCGACCGTTTGGCAATGCTTAAAATGAACGTTTTGCATTTGCATTTGGTTGACGATCAGGGGTGGAGAATTGAGATTAAAAAATACCCAAAACTGACCGAAGTGGGTGCCTGGAGAGTCGATCAGGAAAATGCGCCCTGGAATGCAAGACAGCTAACCAATCCGGAGGAAAAAGGAACGTATGGCGGCTTTCTGACCCAGGAAGAGCTAAAGGAAATTGTAAAATATGCCGCTGAAAAAAATATAGAAATCATTCCCGAGATCGAAATGCCGGCACACATGAGTTCTGCCATTGCAGCTTATCCTGAACTGGCTTGTTTCAACCAGAGAATCGGAGTTCCATCAGGTGGATTATGGCCTATTACGGATATTTATTGTGCCGGGAAAGAAACTACTTTCGAATTTTTGCAAAACGTCATACAGGAGGTTATTGCCATTTTTCCATCAAAATACATCCACATTGGCGGTGATGAAGCCACTAAAACCAATTGGGACAAATGTCCGAATTGCCAAAAGAGAATGAAGGACAATGGCTTGAAAGACGCTCACGAACTGCAAAGCTATTTTGTGAAAAGAATGGAGCGATACATCAATTCTAAAGGCAAAAAGATAATTGGCTGGGACGAGATACTCGAAGGCGGTTTAGCTCCCGAGGCTACTGTAATGAGCTGGAGAGGAACGGTAGGAGGGACTGAAGCCGCAAAACAAGGCCATGACGTCATCATGTCGCCCGAATCACCTTGTTATTTTAATTTTTATCAGGGACCTCAAAACGAAGAGCCTCTGGCTTTTG
Encoded proteins:
- a CDS encoding glycoside hydrolase family 20 protein; translated protein: MRVLKPVVIAFFLTLLSNAYSQKVNREKGIQIIPKPKQLVLKQGNFQFSATTKFVVKDDAQKEIATVLINKFGSAAGFRPEISNNTPKSNYVQFIEDATLKNEAYLLEVNKENVSIKAKGNAGFIYGLESIRQLLPEEIESKSSIKGVKWEIPNLTITDEPRFQWRGLMLDLSRHFFDKNYILETIDRLAMLKMNVLHLHLVDDQGWRIEIKKYPKLTEVGAWRVDQENAPWNARQLTNPEEKGTYGGFLTQEELKEIVKYAAEKNIEIIPEIEMPAHMSSAIAAYPELACFNQRIGVPSGGLWPITDIYCAGKETTFEFLQNVIQEVIAIFPSKYIHIGGDEATKTNWDKCPNCQKRMKDNGLKDAHELQSYFVKRMERYINSKGKKIIGWDEILEGGLAPEATVMSWRGTVGGTEAAKQGHDVIMSPESPCYFNFYQGPQNEEPLAFDAFNPLSKVYEFDPIVDTMTPQEARHVLGGQANLWAEYITNPKASEYMIFPRLAALSEVLWSAKENRNWSNFTYRLPSLLQRYDYLGINYAKSAYLVTASAMADLDKKVINVTLKNEFPNSDIRYVLGNKNINDKAIKYEKPIPVNQTTILKASLFQNSKPVGRIFSDTIVFHKAVGHKVNYAIPYNESYKGDGPLGMVNTIRGSKNFHDGQWQAWLVKDMEIVIDLEKEQNIEKVTVGTLESQGAGIYFPIQLTVLVSKDGSNYKEVGKINRPFAVNVNSELKDFKINFEKQEARFVKVIATNLKKSPTGSSSWLFVDEVVVD
- a CDS encoding RNA methyltransferase encodes the protein MNDNFTNEYFGIGIQNGKTPENLGVLWRSAQNLGATFIFTIGNRYAKQACDTHDAVKAIPYFHYDTFEAFLDNLPKGARLVGVELNENASDLETYEHPRRCVYLLGAEDHGLSKKVMEKCHHLVKFKSVKSLNVAVAGTIIMYDRNLAKPRS